A genomic stretch from Haloarchaeobius amylolyticus includes:
- a CDS encoding NifU family protein, translating to MSTDSSDAEGDTLKERLERWLEREMPIIQMHGGTSAVREADPETGEVVIELGGGCSGCSVADITTGNIEAELYKWPEIEDVTVRVPETGESLGVEQAESIMGVDRTEGGRGDWGSSNPGKDHF from the coding sequence ATGAGTACCGACTCCTCTGACGCCGAGGGGGACACGCTGAAGGAGCGCCTCGAACGGTGGCTCGAACGCGAGATGCCCATCATCCAGATGCACGGCGGGACGAGCGCCGTCCGCGAGGCCGACCCCGAGACCGGCGAGGTCGTCATCGAACTCGGCGGCGGCTGTAGCGGCTGCTCCGTGGCCGACATCACGACCGGCAACATCGAGGCGGAACTGTACAAGTGGCCGGAGATCGAGGACGTGACCGTCCGGGTGCCCGAGACGGGCGAATCACTCGGCGTCGAGCAGGCCGAGTCCATCATGGGCGTCGACCGGACCGAGGGTGGACGCGGCGACTGGGGCTCTTCGAACCCCGGCAAGGACCACTTCTAG
- a CDS encoding RNA-binding protein produces the protein MQVKSRHHLRSDDVSEVESAIADQLGVDLDGDAYELVELDGSEFDLVLVDGDPQVCYVEDEPFLTVAGANAHEVTRRVVTVDAGAISFVSGGADVMRPGIVEADSAIAAGDLVVIAEETHGKVLAIGRALTGGDDMVGDSGKVVESLHHVGDDLYEFKV, from the coding sequence ATGCAGGTCAAGTCACGCCACCACCTTCGCAGCGACGACGTGAGCGAGGTCGAGTCGGCCATCGCGGACCAGCTCGGCGTCGACCTCGACGGAGACGCCTACGAACTCGTCGAACTCGACGGGAGCGAGTTCGACCTCGTGCTCGTCGACGGCGACCCGCAGGTCTGCTACGTCGAGGACGAACCGTTCCTCACCGTCGCGGGCGCGAACGCCCACGAGGTGACCCGCCGCGTCGTGACTGTCGACGCCGGCGCCATCTCGTTCGTCTCCGGCGGCGCGGACGTGATGCGGCCGGGCATCGTCGAGGCGGATTCGGCCATCGCCGCGGGCGATCTGGTCGTCATCGCCGAGGAGACCCACGGGAAGGTGCTCGCCATCGGGCGCGCACTCACCGGCGGTGACGACATGGTCGGCGACTCCGGCAAGGTCGTCGAGTCGCTCCACCACGTCGGCGACGACCTCTACGAGTTCAAGGTCTGA
- a CDS encoding LVIVD repeat-containing protein, with amino-acid sequence MRRRDVLRTGAGVLAASAVGSVATALPTESYAPLGSAAVEGTQEVTVGDDGQTAYVANGTGFTAVDVSDPATPTVVADQRDLLADAENGPMKMVADVKVDGDRLLVVGPNSPSRDKLVKAALLYDVSDPANPEQLAVKKVDHPIHNSFFVDGYAYLTRSDFDRESMRIFDVSDDSFTEVSDFGIVDHDERWQDVHGWLRSLHDLWVQGDYAYFANWEAGTFIVDISDKANPEVVSRLGGLDAAKLSQLKQEDFSRIGIQPPGNNHYVTVDESAETLYVGAESWDLKPDDDTRGASGIDVWDISDKANPEELTTIRAPGSPDESFQGKFTTSHNFDVHDGRLYTSWYYGGVMIHDVSDPASPERLAWWRDPESQQFWGAKFTGDRDFFVAGNMGPGKDNTGGLVTFPDTAAEMADPPGVFTAPSNSSRVTESDWPEYVAKQNQTTTTSQSTTAQPTTSDPPETTTTAEPTTTTSGGTTATSGGDGGDDGGSEGSTPGFGVLATVAGLGLGAARFLGKRD; translated from the coding sequence ATGCGACGCAGAGACGTCCTGCGAACCGGTGCTGGCGTGCTCGCTGCGAGCGCGGTCGGCTCGGTCGCAACCGCCCTCCCTACCGAATCGTACGCTCCCCTCGGCAGTGCGGCCGTCGAAGGGACACAGGAAGTGACCGTCGGCGACGACGGGCAGACCGCCTACGTCGCCAACGGGACCGGCTTCACCGCCGTCGACGTGAGCGACCCCGCGACGCCGACCGTCGTCGCCGACCAGCGCGACCTGCTCGCCGACGCCGAGAACGGCCCCATGAAGATGGTCGCCGACGTGAAGGTCGACGGTGACCGCCTCCTCGTGGTCGGCCCGAACAGCCCCAGCCGGGACAAGCTCGTCAAGGCCGCCCTGCTGTACGACGTGTCCGACCCCGCCAACCCCGAACAGCTGGCGGTCAAGAAGGTCGACCACCCCATCCACAACTCCTTCTTCGTCGACGGGTACGCCTACCTCACGCGCAGTGACTTCGACAGGGAGTCGATGCGCATCTTCGACGTCTCCGACGACAGTTTCACCGAGGTCAGCGATTTCGGTATCGTCGACCACGACGAGAGGTGGCAGGACGTCCACGGCTGGCTCCGCAGCCTCCACGACCTCTGGGTGCAGGGCGACTACGCCTACTTCGCCAACTGGGAGGCCGGGACGTTCATCGTCGACATCTCGGACAAGGCGAACCCCGAGGTCGTCTCCCGGCTGGGCGGCCTCGACGCCGCGAAGCTCTCCCAGCTCAAGCAGGAGGACTTCAGCCGCATCGGCATCCAGCCCCCGGGCAACAACCACTACGTCACGGTCGACGAGTCCGCGGAGACCCTGTACGTCGGCGCCGAGTCCTGGGACCTGAAGCCCGACGACGACACCCGCGGTGCCTCCGGCATCGACGTCTGGGACATCAGCGACAAGGCCAACCCCGAGGAGCTCACGACCATCCGCGCGCCCGGCTCGCCCGACGAGAGCTTCCAGGGCAAGTTCACCACCTCGCACAACTTCGACGTGCACGACGGCCGGCTCTACACCAGCTGGTACTACGGCGGCGTGATGATCCACGACGTCTCCGACCCGGCGAGCCCCGAGCGCCTCGCCTGGTGGCGCGACCCCGAGTCCCAGCAGTTCTGGGGCGCTAAGTTCACGGGCGACCGCGACTTCTTCGTCGCCGGCAACATGGGCCCCGGCAAGGACAACACCGGCGGCCTCGTGACGTTCCCCGACACGGCGGCCGAGATGGCCGACCCGCCGGGCGTGTTCACCGCCCCGTCGAACAGCAGCCGCGTCACCGAGAGCGACTGGCCGGAGTACGTCGCCAAGCAGAACCAGACGACCACGACCAGCCAGTCGACGACGGCACAGCCGACCACCAGCGACCCGCCGGAGACGACCACGACCGCCGAACCGACCACCACGACGAGCGGCGGCACCACCGCCACGTCCGGTGGCGACGGTGGCGACGACGGCGGCAGCGAGGGCAGCACGCCCGGCTTCGGCGTCCTCGCGACCGTGGCCGGCCTCGGGCTGGGTGCCGCCCGGTTCCTCGGCAAGCGCGACTGA
- a CDS encoding DUF7562 family protein: protein MWGSRTDRGDDTVTCISCGEDVPRRNAREYDKYGNRWERTGKEFEFLCKPCYRAECHQPRDELESLLCEIDGAEMTQEEFLETYDRLVEERYGTSEQS, encoded by the coding sequence ATGTGGGGTTCCCGGACAGACCGGGGAGACGATACCGTCACGTGCATCTCCTGTGGCGAGGACGTTCCACGTCGAAACGCACGGGAGTACGACAAGTACGGCAACCGCTGGGAGCGCACCGGCAAGGAGTTCGAGTTCCTCTGCAAACCGTGCTACCGCGCCGAGTGCCACCAGCCGCGAGACGAACTGGAGTCACTGCTCTGTGAGATCGACGGCGCCGAGATGACACAGGAGGAGTTCCTCGAGACGTACGACCGACTCGTCGAGGAGCGCTACGGGACCTCGGAGCAGTCCTGA
- a CDS encoding LVIVD repeat-containing protein, giving the protein MDESPSRIDRRTVLRAGAGALTLPTLGGVAAGTTGTRAGYEPLGSIELQGAAEAVVNEDGTVAYVAVGSGFVSVDISDPTDPTLLGDAANLTDPEGTSVREVLDVKYEDDRVLVPTAAQNGGPRGIFVFDVSDPASPEQVGEWFETPSHGNHNAHLLDGVAYLTGGYAVDIVDVSEPPFERLATWTPGDWSADWEEVPPNTVLHDLYVQGDHAYCAYWDAGVFILDVSDPANPTFVGRKGDYTRDELDDLSRAKYFEPAGNDHYVTVNDDATVMVEGGESWDANTEDDEGGPSGLELFDISDRADPRKLSTIEPPNSPNNTYGNGTWTTAHNFELRGDRLYTSWYQGGVTIHDVSDPANPERLTWWAEPETYAFWTARTAVAGDFFVASAHQVAGVSSEGLLTFPDAAGEMTELPTDVWWGEDRPATGTTTTATRTPTATPTATPTATPTRTPTATEDDAAAGSTPGFGVVATLVGAGLAGARLLGRRKPE; this is encoded by the coding sequence ATGGACGAGTCCCCCTCCCGAATCGACAGACGAACCGTGCTGCGCGCCGGGGCCGGTGCGCTCACCCTCCCGACGCTCGGCGGTGTCGCCGCCGGGACGACCGGGACACGGGCCGGGTACGAACCCCTCGGCAGCATCGAACTCCAGGGCGCGGCCGAAGCCGTCGTGAACGAGGACGGCACCGTGGCCTACGTGGCAGTCGGTTCCGGCTTCGTCTCGGTCGACATCTCGGACCCGACCGACCCGACCCTGCTCGGCGACGCCGCGAACCTCACCGACCCCGAGGGGACCAGCGTCCGTGAGGTCCTCGACGTGAAGTACGAGGACGACCGCGTGCTGGTCCCGACGGCCGCCCAGAACGGCGGCCCCCGCGGCATCTTCGTCTTCGACGTCTCCGACCCCGCCAGCCCCGAACAGGTCGGCGAGTGGTTCGAGACGCCCTCCCACGGGAACCACAACGCCCACCTGCTCGACGGCGTGGCCTACCTCACCGGCGGCTACGCGGTCGACATCGTCGACGTCTCGGAACCGCCCTTCGAGCGCCTCGCGACGTGGACGCCCGGCGACTGGAGCGCCGACTGGGAGGAGGTCCCGCCGAACACCGTGTTGCACGACCTCTACGTCCAGGGCGACCACGCCTACTGCGCCTACTGGGACGCCGGCGTCTTCATCCTCGACGTCAGCGACCCGGCGAACCCCACCTTCGTCGGGCGCAAGGGTGACTACACCCGCGACGAACTCGACGACCTGAGCCGGGCGAAGTACTTCGAACCGGCCGGGAACGACCACTACGTCACGGTGAACGACGACGCCACCGTCATGGTCGAGGGTGGCGAGTCGTGGGACGCGAACACCGAGGACGACGAGGGCGGACCCTCGGGGCTCGAACTGTTCGACATCAGCGACAGGGCCGACCCCCGGAAGCTATCGACCATCGAACCACCGAACTCGCCGAACAACACCTACGGGAACGGCACCTGGACGACTGCGCACAACTTCGAGCTGCGCGGCGACCGGCTCTACACCAGCTGGTACCAGGGCGGTGTGACGATCCACGACGTCTCGGACCCGGCGAACCCCGAACGTCTCACGTGGTGGGCCGAGCCGGAGACGTACGCGTTCTGGACCGCCCGGACCGCGGTCGCGGGCGACTTCTTCGTCGCCTCGGCGCACCAGGTCGCCGGGGTCTCGTCCGAGGGCCTGCTGACGTTCCCCGATGCCGCGGGCGAGATGACCGAGCTCCCGACCGACGTGTGGTGGGGCGAGGACCGGCCGGCAACAGGGACGACGACGACGGCGACCCGGACGCCGACGGCCACGCCCACCGCGACACCGACCGCGACACCGACACGGACGCCCACAGCGACCGAGGACGACGCCGCGGCCGGCTCGACCCCCGGTTTCGGCGTGGTCGCGACGCTCGTCGGTGCCGGGCTGGCCGGCGCCAGACTGCTCGGTCGCCGGAAGCCGGAATAG
- a CDS encoding LVIVD repeat-containing protein, translated as MRRRDVLRAGVGALSLPLVGGAATARRDDTTHTTTPYEPLGSVTIDGAAEAVVNEDGTVAFLAVGDGFATVDIADPTSPSVLAERRGLSPEGSDQTLQTILDVKYADDLLVVPGPAQSGPIAGFFLYDVTDPASPERLSWYSMPFVLHNVDFDGSYVYATGLNGARNPLSIVDVTDPTDPQPGSRWSPIDYGHGWEDFESFQTLHDVTVQGDYAYCAYWDAGVFVLDVSDRTDPRFVGHVGDYTPEELQDLPQSAGLEPPGNAHYVAVNDDASIMAEGGESWDLQSDDGEGGPSGIELFDLSDPASPEKLATIEPPKTADASYSAGTWTTSHNFELTGDRLYSSWYQGGVMIHDISDPANPDRLVWWRDPDELAFWTARLAVDDEFFVASAYAVPGTNTSGLYTFPDRAGEQVDPSSLVVAPEDDLPTRTTTRTTTTSATTRTTTTSATTRTTTTSATTRTTTTAGDEQTPATTTTTAGDTGGSPDEAIPGFGPVATLVGMGVGAAGYLRRRRRRREQD; from the coding sequence ATGCGACGCCGAGACGTCCTGCGCGCCGGGGTGGGCGCGCTCTCCCTTCCCCTGGTCGGCGGTGCGGCGACCGCCCGCCGAGACGACACCACCCACACGACCACCCCGTACGAACCACTCGGCAGTGTCACCATCGACGGCGCGGCCGAAGCCGTCGTGAACGAGGACGGCACCGTGGCCTTCCTCGCCGTCGGCGACGGGTTCGCGACCGTGGATATCGCCGACCCCACCTCCCCTAGCGTCCTCGCCGAGCGTCGCGGGCTCTCCCCCGAGGGCAGCGACCAGACCCTCCAGACGATCCTCGACGTGAAGTACGCCGACGACCTGCTGGTCGTGCCCGGGCCGGCCCAGTCCGGCCCCATCGCGGGCTTCTTCCTGTACGACGTGACGGACCCCGCGAGCCCCGAGCGACTCTCGTGGTACTCGATGCCCTTCGTGCTCCACAACGTCGACTTCGACGGCTCGTACGTCTACGCGACCGGGCTGAACGGGGCGCGGAACCCGCTGTCCATCGTGGACGTGACCGACCCGACCGACCCCCAGCCGGGGAGTCGCTGGTCGCCCATCGACTACGGCCACGGCTGGGAGGACTTCGAGTCGTTCCAGACGCTCCACGACGTGACCGTCCAGGGCGACTACGCCTACTGCGCCTACTGGGACGCCGGCGTCTTCGTCCTCGACGTCAGCGACCGGACCGACCCCAGGTTCGTCGGCCACGTCGGCGACTACACGCCAGAGGAACTGCAGGACCTGCCACAGAGCGCGGGGCTCGAACCACCGGGGAACGCCCACTACGTCGCGGTGAACGACGACGCCAGCATCATGGCCGAAGGTGGCGAGTCCTGGGACCTCCAGTCCGACGACGGCGAGGGCGGCCCCTCCGGTATCGAGCTGTTCGACCTCTCGGACCCCGCGAGCCCCGAGAAGCTCGCGACCATCGAGCCACCGAAGACGGCGGACGCCAGCTACAGCGCCGGGACCTGGACCACCTCGCACAACTTCGAGCTCACGGGCGACCGCCTCTACTCCTCGTGGTACCAGGGCGGCGTGATGATCCACGACATCTCGGACCCGGCGAACCCCGACCGCCTCGTCTGGTGGCGCGACCCCGACGAGCTGGCGTTCTGGACGGCTCGCCTGGCCGTGGACGACGAGTTCTTCGTCGCCTCCGCGTACGCGGTCCCGGGGACGAACACGAGCGGACTGTACACGTTCCCGGACCGCGCCGGCGAGCAAGTCGACCCCTCGTCGCTGGTCGTCGCGCCCGAGGACGACCTGCCGACACGGACGACGACGCGGACCACCACCACGTCGGCGACGACGCGGACCACCACCACGTCGGCGACGACGCGGACCACCACCACGTCGGCGACGACGCGGACCACCACGACAGCCGGCGACGAGCAGACTCCAGCGACCACGACGACCACCGCGGGCGACACGGGAGGCTCGCCCGACGAGGCCATCCCCGGCTTCGGCCCGGTCGCGACGCTGGTCGGGATGGGCGTCGGCGCGGCCGGCTATCTCCGGCGCCGCCGACGCCGGCGGGAACAGGACTGA
- a CDS encoding DUF1028 domain-containing protein: MTFSICVRETYEDDEGEEQTRFGVAVTTRLPGVGTLCPWASENGAVATQSLTNVRLGEKGVEYLDDGLAVEDALQGLLNADDNAPARQLHGVGTEGSFAFTGEECMDWAGDRVGENYTVAGNLLTGEAVVDAVAEAYEAGDRDEPLAKRLVDALEAGHAEGGDKREDLPIQSAALVVETTEERDPEPYYDDLRVDATETPIVDLRETYELAREGFEAALEKYGDAYEDDDMDAVSDA, translated from the coding sequence ATGACCTTCAGCATCTGCGTGCGCGAGACGTACGAGGACGACGAGGGCGAGGAGCAGACCCGCTTCGGCGTGGCCGTTACGACCCGGCTCCCGGGCGTCGGGACGCTGTGTCCCTGGGCCAGCGAGAACGGGGCGGTCGCCACCCAGAGCCTGACGAACGTCCGCCTCGGCGAGAAGGGCGTCGAGTACCTCGACGACGGGCTCGCGGTCGAGGACGCCCTGCAGGGCCTGCTCAACGCGGACGACAACGCGCCGGCCCGGCAGCTCCACGGCGTCGGCACCGAGGGGAGCTTCGCGTTCACCGGCGAGGAGTGCATGGACTGGGCCGGCGACCGCGTCGGCGAGAACTACACCGTCGCCGGGAACCTGCTCACTGGCGAGGCCGTCGTCGACGCCGTCGCCGAAGCCTACGAGGCGGGCGACCGCGACGAGCCGCTGGCGAAGCGACTGGTCGACGCGCTCGAGGCCGGCCACGCGGAGGGCGGCGACAAACGCGAGGACCTCCCCATCCAGAGCGCGGCGCTGGTGGTCGAGACGACCGAGGAGCGGGACCCCGAACCGTACTACGACGACCTGCGGGTCGACGCGACCGAGACGCCAATCGTCGACCTGCGCGAGACGTACGAACTGGCGCGCGAGGGGTTCGAGGCGGCACTGGAGAAGTACGGCGACGCCTACGAGGACGACGACATGGACGCGGTCTCGGACGCCTGA
- a CDS encoding cell division protein SepF, whose translation MGFMSKILGTNGSRSTEDYLELDLDDFDTVSGEAAMEVHIAEVAGQADAIDIKDAVYDGDLVIADITRLRTEDRTVDHIIDELRQVAQEVGGDIVQKGDDQLIVTPTGVQISREKLGRD comes from the coding sequence ATGGGATTCATGTCCAAGATCCTCGGCACGAACGGCTCGCGTAGCACCGAGGACTATCTGGAACTCGATCTCGACGACTTCGACACCGTCTCCGGCGAGGCAGCGATGGAGGTTCACATCGCCGAGGTCGCCGGGCAGGCAGACGCCATCGACATCAAGGACGCCGTCTACGACGGCGACCTCGTCATCGCCGACATCACGCGCCTGCGAACCGAGGACCGGACCGTCGACCACATCATCGACGAGCTCCGCCAGGTCGCACAGGAGGTCGGCGGCGACATCGTCCAGAAGGGCGACGACCAGCTCATCGTCACGCCGACCGGCGTCCAGATCAGCCGCGAGAAGCTCGGGCGCGACTGA